The following nucleotide sequence is from Pseudoalteromonas xiamenensis.
TTGCCACCATCAAGATACCTTTGTCGAAAAACTCCTGCTCAGTAATAGCCACTGCAGCGTTTTCTTGCTTCTCGAAGGCGGTTTCCGCAGTTTCTGCGCGCCAAGCAAGAAGTTTTGCATCACCTTCAGCCCAATCGGCCATCATACCTTCAGAAAAATCACCGCTGATGATGTCATCCATGTGTTTGTTATACAAAGGACGCATAATTCCCTTAAGTTCTTCACTTAAGTCAAAAGCTTTAATTTTGGAAGGGTTGTCTAGACGGTCTAACATGTGGGTAATCCCACCATGCTTCAGTGCTTCGGTGATCACTTCCCAGCCATATTGAATAAACTTTGACGCGTAACCTGCATCAATGCCTTCTTCAACCATTTTGTCAAAACAAAGAATAGAACCGGTTTGTAACATACCACATAGAATGGTTTGCTCGCCCATCAAGTCAGATTTAACTTCCGCGATAAAAGACGACTTAAGTACCCCTGCGCGATGGCCACCAGTGCCTGCGGCATACGCTTTAGCTTGTTCAAGTCCTTTACCTTCTGGGTCGTTTTCAGGGTGAACCGCAATAAGCGTAGGTACGCCAAAACCACGTTTGTATTCTTCACGTACTTCGGTACCTGGACACTTAGGCGCAACCATAATTACGGTAAGATCAGGACGCACTTGCATGCCTTCTTCAACAATGTTGAAGCCATGAGAATAGGCAAGCGTTGCACCTTGTTTCATCAGTGGCATGATAGCGCTCACCACCGAAGTATGTTGCTTGTCTGGTGTTAGATTAAGGACAAGATCCGCCGATGGAATGAGTTCTTCATACGTTCCAACAGTAAAGCCATTGTCAGAAGCATTAAGATAAGATTGACGCTTTTCATCAATCGCTGATTGACGTAGTGCATAGCTTACATCTAAACCTGAATCACGCAGGTTCAGGCCTTGGTTAAGGCCCTGAGCGCCACAACCCACAATCACAAGTTTTTTACCAAGCAACGCCTCTACGCCGTTATTAAATTCTTGTGGGTCCATAAATTCGCACTGCTGCAATTGCGCTAACTGTTCGCGCAAAGGTAGAGAATTAAAGTAGTTCGCCATGTTAGATCCTATTTCACAAAAGAAGAATTTGAACGACTCTGAGCATATAAGTCTTCTTTTCTTACGTAAAATGATATATTTAAAATATAATATTTCATTTTATGAAACATAACGATGGACCATAAGCATTTACAGAACTTCCTAGTGTTAGCTGAAACCCTTCACTTTGGCCGAGCGAGTGAGCGTTGTTTTGTCAGTGCGCCAACATTGAGTCGACAGATAAAACAGCTCGAAGAAGAAGTGGGCGGGGCGCTTTTTTATCGTGATAACCGAAGCGTGAAACTTACCGCTATGGGTAAAGCATTTGTTGGCTATGCAAAATCGACGCTGTCAAACTGGCAACACTTTAAGAATGAATGTTTAGACGAGTCAGCTCCTTTGACTGGTAAGCTTCATTTATTCTGCTCGGTAACGGCGACCTATAGTTTCGTTTATGAACTCGTGTCTAAATTTAGAGCTAAACACACTGAAGTCGAGTTACATTTAACAACAGGCGACCCGGCACAATCGATAACACGAGTTCAAGAGGACAAGACTGACATCGCGGTGGCGGTTAAGCCAGCCACATTAGCCGAAAATTTAAGTTTTCAAAGGCTAGGTCGCTCTCCACTTAGGCTAATAGCACCAAAGGTGAGTTGTCCTGTACAACAACGACTTGAGGAAGGTGCGCCGGTCAATGAATTAGCATTTATTGTTTCCGAACAAGGTGTGCTTAAAACTCGGTTCGAGGCATGGGCTAAAAAGCGCCAATTTGTTCCCACTGTTTACGCGTACGTTGCCGGTCATGAAGCGTTAGTGTCACTCGTCAGTCTGGGATTTGGACTGGCCGTTGTGCCAGAGGTTGTGTTGGAGCAGAAGCCCATTTAAAGAGAAAGTTAGCATTTTGCCGGTTAAGGATTTAGGACACATTGATATCGGCTTGGTTGCCCAGAAGCGTCGAGTGAACGAGTCCATTGTGTCGGCTTTTTGGTCCTGCAGCGAGGAAATATTTGGTTCATAAAGCCAGTATTCAGTCAACGAAAGTACACTGAGTTGAAAATAATTCAAATGAGTGTGCGTTATGACTAAAATTTTGTTTAATGAAAACAACACTGATGTGTTTAATCAATACAGCGCGTATCTAGCACGTTATGGGTTTGAAACATCTCAGCTTGTGGACCTGCAAGATTGGCAGCAATATTCCAACGCATCAATTGTAATCATCGACGGTGAAATTAAAGATCTCACTAAATGTTTGCCAGAAATACGTGGCCATTACCAAGGCGGGATCGTCGTTTCGACAAAAGAAAGTGACGATGCAACGCAAATAATAAGTTTAGAGCTGGGTGCCGATGATGTTGTCGCTCGCAGTGCTAAACCTCGTATGGTGGCTGCAAAATTGAACGCACTCTTACGACGCATCAAATCTTCTGAAACAACCTTTGATTCAGGCAATGAAACTATTCAGATCGGTGGTTTAGTTGTCAATAAAATAAGCCGCAAAATAGAGCTAAATGGACTGCGAGTAGAACTTCACCAGTCACGAATTTGAATTGCTTGTGATGCTTGCTCTAAACGCGGGTCGCGTCGTTGATAGAAACACACTGTTTGAACAGATCTTAGGTCGTCCATATGATGGACTTGGCCGCAGTATTGACGTGCGAGTGTCGAAGCTTCGCAAAAAATTAGGGGACAATGAAACCAGTCCTGAAATGATAAAAACGGTTTGGAAACAAGGCTATTGTCTGATCCCAGATGCCTTCTAGTTGTCGATATTATTCAACTGCAAAAGGAACAACGTTCAAGTAGTTCCTTTCCTCTTTCTGACTACCTCTCATTGTTGTGCAAAAGTCCCTTTCAATCCTTAAAAGAATAAATGGGAAGTAAAGTACGCTATGCTTTGCTCGCAAACATTTCGAATCGTATCTCGCGTAATTTTTACAATTTTTAACGATTTCGAATAAAGAGATAAAGCTTATGCATGAACATGCAGACAAGGATTTGGATTTGGATTTGGATTTGGATTTGGAGGAAATAGGCTGGCGACGGGCATTGCCAGCCTATAAAGGGAGAGTAGGCTCCCAATTTTAAAAACTAGTGAACTGGATAACGTGCTTTGCGATGAAAACCAAGTTCATTTAACGTTGTAAGAATCGCAGGATCATCCAATCTTTCTGGTGTATCAGCGTCTCTTAAAAAGTGGTCTTTCGGTACCGCATGCAAGTCGAGCATTTTGTGGAATAACACGTTGCGTATGTCTAGCGCTGTCATTCCATTATCCTGAAGAAGGTCTAGCTGCTTTTGAATATCCGTGAACGGACTTGCTTTTACATCATCTACAACTGCGGTCAATGATAAAGTTGATTTACTTTTAAACATTGCTGCCCCCTTACATGTGAATTCGACTGAATACGTAGGAATGAGTTCCGATAAGAAGAAAATTGATTTCTGTTTTAAAAATCGAGACTTACATGCCTTCAATAAGTTTAGTTTACTCTGTTTAGTCTGAGAATTGCCAATTTCGATGTAAAGGTTTGTAAATCAACTTGCAATCATTTTCTGTTTTAGAAACGCTGATTTTTTAAACGGTTAAATGTAACGTGTTGAGTGTGAAATGAAAATTGTTCTCAGTACCCATCGCGGGTCTGAGAACAATTGTTTACGTTAACTAAAAAGTTTTTGTTTAACGTGTTCGGCGAAACCACTACCTGCCTCTAGGTAGAAGTTGTAAGTCGAATCAACACCCAAATCTTCAAGTTCCTTTTGTTGATCTGGATAGTTTGCAATAGCGGTTACTTGTCCCCCAAACCCAGAGGCTTTGAGCTGTTCTAGGGCAAACAAGTTCTGGTTATGTTTAGGCATAGCCAACATGACCATTTCAACACTGGAGTGATTAATTCGTTGCCAAAAGTCAGGGTCGGTTGCATCGGCAACAATTACTCTACGCCCGCGCTCGGTATGTTTACTTACAACTTCTGCACTAATGTCTACGCCAGTTATCAGGCCAGGATGACTTTGTTCTATGGTTTCATACGCCCCTGTACCCACACGACCCATACCGAAAATCAGTACCTTTGCTTTTGGTAAACTGACGTTCATTTCTTCTTCTAATCGAGTGTCTGACTCAAACTTAAGTAACCAGTTTTCAATTTTGACGTATATATCGTTGGAACGTTTGTTAAGCGGAGAAGCAATGATAAAGGTGATGGACACGGCGATTGCAACGACGGCAAGCCACTCGCTTGTAATCAGATTTCCAGTTGCCGCAACGGCACACACAATGAGTCCGAACTCAGAGTAATTCGCAAGCGAAAATGAACTGAGTAGCGACGTACGTGCACGAAGATTAAAGATATTCATGAAGCCATAATAAATCGCGACTTTGATTGGTAATACAAGGACTAACAACACGGCTACCATCAGCGCTTCCCAACTCATGTGGGCGTTCAAGCCAATGTTTAAGAAAAACCCAACAAGTAAAATGTCTTTCACATTGAGTAAAGATTTTGAGAGTTCACCCGCTTTCTTATGTGGCGCGAAAATCATACCAATGATGAGCGCGCCTAAATCACCTTTGAGTCCGGCAAATTCGAATGCATGGTAGCCAAGTACAAGCGCAAAGAAAAAGCCGAAAAGCGGAAGCAATTCACCGTGCTTAGAGCGATTTAAGATCCAAAACATGACTGGGCGTACGAGCGGCAATCCAATCAAAAGCGCGAGTGCCCAAATATTAGGAGTTTTACCGGTGCTTACCGCAAGGAAAATCACCGCAAAAATATCCTGCATAACAAGAATGCCGATTGCGATTTTGCCATGGAAACTATTCATTTCACCGCGTTCTTCTAAAACCTTTACGGCAAAAACGGTGCTAGAAAAACTAAATGCGAATCCGATTAACGCAGCACTTTGCCAGCTCAACTCAGTAAACAAAGGCAAACTCAACGATGCGAGCATTAAGCTTAGGCTCGTGAACAGGAAGGTACTCACGATAATGTGCAATGTCGCAGGTGCCCAGACCTGTAATTTGGTCAAGGTACCAACTTTCAATTTGAGGCCGATACTGAATAACAGTAACGTGACACCAAGATCAGCGAGTTGTGACAGCAACGGGGTTGAGCTATACCCTAAGCCGTTTAATAAAAAACCTGCGATAAGAAACCCGATGAGAGGGGGTAATTTCAGCTGGTAAACCGAGAAGCCGCAGAGGAACGCGACAGCGAAGAACAAGAGTTCCATAAGCCTTCCAAAGTAAATATTCCTGTGGTCAGTGTATCAAAACTATTTGATATATAAATTATATTCTCGTCTTAATTGATGAGCATTTGTTCAGAATGTTTACTTTGATGTAACGAACAGCAAATTTTCGCTGACAAGCCAGAAAAAATGTGGTTAAGATGCAGTGAAAGGAACATTCTCGATAGGAGAGACGATGTTTAGAAAAGTACTCGCATCAGTTGGTATCGGTGCGGCGAAAGTAGATACGATATTAGAAACGGAACATTTACACCCAGGTCAAAAGTTTCAAGCGAAAATCCACATCATTGGTGGAAACGTAGCGCAAGATATTTCCGGTCTACAGTTAGCCCTGATGACAAAAGTGAAAGTAGAGGGCGATGATGGCAGTTATTTTATAAACCACGTCATTGACAAATGGCGCATTGCAGAACAATTTACGATTGCACCCGGTGAAACGAAAATTGTCCCATTCGAAGCTCGCTTACACTCAGAAACGTCTATTACTGAATTACCCACGGGTTTTAACCAAACGCATGTATGGTTAGAAACCGGACTTGATATTGATTTGGCAATGGACCCATCAGATAGAGACTACCTTCATATTTATCCAAATGATGCGGTCAAAACGTGTTTAATGGCAATGGAGAAGTTGGGTTTTGCCTTGGTAAAAGCCGACGTTGAAAAAGGTTTTCTTAACGCGAGTAATTTCCACTCTGTCTCAGGTTGTTATCAAGAGCTTGAGTTTAGGCCTCAAACGCGCTCAATGTTTGGGATCCAAGAAGTGGAATTGTCATTTATTCCCGAAACACATCAAACCCATGTTCTGATTGAACTGGATAGAGCATTTCGTGGCGACGGTTATGTTGATCTCACCATAGAACATGATCAGGTCAATTTGTCGCAGTTATGCGACCAGCTGGAACGGCTATTCGCCTAGTATCTTCAAGCCCAGCATCCGCTGGGCTTTTTCTTGGAGTAGACATGCAAACTATAATAACGAAATCCTTTTGTGAACTATCACTAGATGAACTTTATGAAGTGTTAAAGCTGCGTGTGGATGTTTTCGTCGTGGAACAAAACTGCCCGTATCCGGAGCTCGACTCGGTAGATAGAGAGACGGAAACTCAACACGTGATGATATGGGAAAACAGCAAGCTTAGTGCATATGCGCGCTGCTATCGCAAAAAAGACAATACCTTCGCTATTGGCCGAGTTGTCGTTGATGTCGAGGCTCGCGGAAGAGGGTTAGCTCAGAAGATCATGGATGAGGCGTTGTCTGTGTGCAAAAACCAAGAGGGCGTTACTTGCTGCTTTTTAAGTGCTCAGGTGTATTTAAAGGGGTTTTATGCATCCTATGGATTTATGGAAGTTGGCGAGGAATACTTAGAAGATGGAATTCCTCACCAAGATATGTCACTTACAGTGAGTTGAAAAACACCAGCGCAATGGCAATTGGACATACAAACTTTATGTACCATGGCCATATTTTCCAAAACACACTGTGTTCAACGTCGCCATAGCCCATTTGTATTTCAGTCAGGAGTTTATGGCGGCTCCACATCCAACCAACAAATATACAACACAGCATGCCAATTAACGGTTGACCGAATTGTGTGGTTAGCGAAATTACAAAACCAAATAACGTACTGAAGTTAAAAACGATGACAAAGCTGATAATGGAGATTAGGCCACCAATAATCCATGTGGCTTGCAGTCTATTCATACCGAAGTTTTCAACCGTATAGCTCACAGGCGCTTCTAGCATGGAAATCGATGACGTGAGGGCTGCAATGCTCATCAACGCAAAGAAGGCCAATGCCACGAGATAGCCGATATCGCCCATGCTATTGAAAAGTGCGGGTAACACTTGGAAAACAAGCGTGTCTTCTGAAAGCAACGCGCCAGTTTCCGAGAAAATTTGCACGCCTTGCTCTTGGGCAACATACATTGCAGGAATGATAAGCAGACCTGCAACAAAAGCAATTAACACATCAATTAAGGTGACGTAAGCACCAAGCGAAACGAGGTTTTCTTGTTTTGAAATATATGAACCATAAATGATCATCACCGACGTACCAAGCGACAGCGAGAAAAACGCTTGCCCTAACGCGCTTACGAGTAGATCTGGATTCAAAATTTGTGAAAAGTCTGGCACCAAATACGCTTTAAGGCCCGCCTCTGCACCATCTTGTGTAAGCACATAAGCGATGAGTGCGGCTAAAATACCAAGGAGTGCCGGCATCAAACGCTTAGACCATTTTTCAATACCGTTTTCAACACCTTTACTGATAATGGCGATAGTCATCATGATAAAGATTGCAGTGAAAATAAGGTCACGACCTAAAGATTGAGTATTTAGCCACGTTGCAGTCGCTGATAATTGTGAAATTTCGGCAATTGGGGAAAGTGTGGCAGACAACATCCAGCCTGCGACAATCGCGTAAAAACTTAAAATCAAGCCTGCACAAATGATACCGCCGAAGCCAACAACAAAAGCGGCTTTAGGTTGATTTGGTGCGATTTTTTTCAAAGATGATACTGCATTGGCTTGTCCATGACGACCAATCACTAGCTCTGCCATTAAAGCAGGATAGGCAAGACAGAATGCAAGGACGAGATACACCAAAACAAACGCAGCACCACCGTTACTCGCTGTTTGCGTTGGGAAGCCCCAAATATTGCCAAGACCAACAGCGGAGCCCGCTGCTGCCATAATAAAACCAAAGCGAGAGCTGAACTCTCCGCGTACACTACTCATATTATTATATTTCTCAAATTCCTAACTGCGCCCACAATCTACTGGAAAAAAACGCAAATAAAAAGGCTTATTTTGTTTGATCTAAAGCAACGCGAGAGGCAAAAAATCGCTGTAAAGCAAGCTTTAACGCTTATTTGACTTAATGTCTAATTTAACTATTTAAAATCATTATGTTAGTGTCCATTGTATGCCTGTACTGCGAATTTTACAGTTTTCGAACAGGCTTCAATGGAAATGAAAAAACAAACTTGGCTCCGAGTAATTCATCGCTTTGTCCTACCGACACATCGCCATGATGCCAATCCGCAACCTTGGCAACGATTGCAAGTCCAAGTCCATAGCTTTGTCCCTCGCGATTTCGATGAGTTTGTTCCCGATAAAACGGCTTAAACACTTGCGCCCAATTTTCTTTCGCAATCCCTTGACCGTCATCTTCAACGGTAATAAAAATTTGGTTATCTTTGATAAACGCGCTCAGCAAAATATGTTCTTTGGCAAAATCACAGGCGTTGCTGATTAAGTTACCTATCGCACGAGCAAGCCAATGCAAATCAGCGACAATGGGAAAGTTTACTGGGCAGCTTACTTTGATTTGTACATGTCGTTCTTTTGCTTTTGGCATGAGTTGGTCGGCCAATGAAGTAAGATAAGGGCGAAGCGCCGTTTCTTCGAAATTTAACGCTTGTGCCTTTTGCTCAAGCGTTGCGAATGAAAGGTAACTTTTTAGCATCGCTTCCATTTGATCTAAATCGTTCTCCATTCGTGTTAGATACGATTGTGCCTCATCTAAACTTTCTGCGTCTTGCGCCGCATCGACACCAAAACGTAAACATGCAACGGGCGTGCGGATGTCATGGGAGAGACTAGACGCCATCAACTTGTTTTCGGCCAGCAGTTTTTCGATTTGGTTTGCCATGCGATTAAAGGTAAGTTCAACATCCTTAATGTACGTAAAATGGTTTACTTCGATACGTGCAGAGAGATCACCGGATGCAAATCGTTTTGCAACGTTGGTCAAGGCCGTGAGTCGCTTAGCAAGTGGTGAGAGGATAAACCACATAAACAGGCAGACACCCGCGTAGAAAAGGAGAGTGAGTGCCATGTCGTCGCGTTCACTGGTGTCTTCTACTTTATCCAAACGAAATTCAAGATAATCAGGTAATAAATCTGGTGTACTTTTCAATAGGTAGAAACCAGCTTGATCTTCAAGGATTAACCCTTCAGGGTCGAGCATTGCCGTTTTGAGTTCTTTAGGTAGCGCGAGAGTAGCACCTTCCTTTAAGCGTATGTCGATATCGAATTCATTTGCTAAGGCGGCTGCTGTTTTCGCGCGAAGAGCACTTGGAAGGGTGGAAACATGCGTGGCGACACCTGCCGCAATTTTACTTTCCCAAGCGAAACGGTCTTCAACTTCTAATGTTGTCTGGCTAAAACTGTCGATAAGCCAGCCCAAAATCACGAGGGACAATATCGCGCTGGCGAGCAAATAAAGATAGAGCTTACGCAATCAACTGCTCCACACCGTTACCATGCACTCGGAACAAACAAATAGCCTTTACCCCAAATGGTTTTAATTTTTTCAGGGTTTTGAGGGTCGTCATTAAACTTTTTGCGCAGTGCAGAAATAAGGACATCAACGCTTCGGTCCAGACCATCGTATTCTCGACCTTTAGTGGCTTTGAACACCGCATCTCGAGAGAGTACTTCACCTGCATTAGAGGCTAAAAACGAAAGGAGTAAGTATTCTGATGTGGAAATATTGATTTCCTCACCTTTTAACAGCACTTTACGAGCCTCGGTATCAATAGTAAGTCCGCCAACGGCAATGGTTTTATTGTTGCTTTTAAGCGGTTCATGTTCAGCCGCTGGACGCATAGACGATTTAATTCGGGCGAGCAAAGCACGAGGTCTTACGGGTTTGATAATGTAATCGCTGGCACCCACTTCGAGGCCGATGACTTCGTCCATTTCTTCGTCTTTAGCAGTCATCATTAAAATTGGTTTGTGATAAAACTGACGCAGTGAACGACACACACTAATACCATCTTGACCTGGCAACATGACATCAAGCAGCACAATATCTGGATTTAGTTTCTTCACTTCTTCGACTGCAAGGTCACCTCTTGGACAACAAAAGGTCTGATAGCCTTGATTGGTGAGATACTCCGCAACCCACTGAGCGAGTGAAGCGTCGTCTTCTACAAGTAAAATCGTGCCGTAGTTTTCCATTAAAAAAGTCTCCATCGACGTTTCTTTTGCCGGTTCGTATAAACCCACTGTACCTGAATTTCTGCAGTTGCGACAGTGTGACCAGACTGCTGATTGATGAGTTCATAGGATTGCGTTTCGGTTTCATTAAATTCAAACCAAATCAGCGTTTTTAATTGATTCTCCCAACACCCAATGAGCTGTTCCGTTTCCGTGTTACGAATACAGTATGAACTTGCTTCTGGAGATTGCCATTGGAACGTCACTTCAGTGTAGCAAGGCCGTCCTTCGCGAAGCGCAACACAGATGTTTGGTTGTACTTCGAAAAGCGGATCGGAAACAGACAACGAAGTATTGTCCGCTTTTGCTTGCGGAAGAATAAACAGGGACAAGACCCAGATTTTTGTCGGGATCCACTTAAAAGACATAACGGATGCCTACCTTGGCTTTATGCTGATAAGGTTGCTCTACAAGCGGACTGTCCCCAATTCCACTTGAAAACCAAGTTGTAAGCCAGCCGCCTAAAAAGACCCAATGTCGACTGAGCGGATACTCTGCATGAAACTCAAATTGCATCGCAAAGGCATTTGATGCTTCAAAGACGGGACGAAATGCTCGGGCTTCTTCTGGCGTGACACCAAAATAGTAATTTGTATACGTTTTAGGGTAGTAACTCAGACCTACGCCACTGCGAAACTCCCAGTTTTTCCATGGTCTAATGTGACTTATAAATGTTGAAACAATTAAACTTTGATGCGCACCCGCAATGTCGTGCAATATTTCAAGGTTAAGTTGAGTGTCTCCATTCGTCCGAGTAAGGCGAAGACCTGCGTCGTAATCGGCTTGGCGTGGAGTGATACCCTCTAATTCTTTAATTAGTGGTCCAGAATAAATTGCACCACCGTATTCATCAAAACCGGACTGTAATTGCACGGCAATAATGTCCAAAGTCCAAGGCTCTGAGTCAAATAGCTTGTAGCCCAATACCGCACCGCCGGTCAGTTGGCTTTGATCAAAATCGAGATAGAAATCGTTGTATGAAAGGGCTAGGTTGACGTTAAATTCGAGACCATTGTTGTCGTTTTTTAAACCAACAAGAAAGGGTGCTTCGTGGTAGTACTCTGCGCCAAACGTCCAGTCCCACAAAAAGCCATCGCTAGAGTCTAAATTATTGTCGGCGTACAAGCGATTGGAAGCTTGGCTTGTAAAAGCCATGAGTAGCAATAAAAGACTAAATAAACGGAGCAAAATGAATAGGCCTATAGGTCGAGCGATTTAACTTGTCCATTGTAAACAATGTCTTGTTTTTGGGTTGTAAAAAAATGTAAGAGGTCGTGTCACTCGGAAAGTGAATAAAGATTTAAGTGGGCGTTTACGCGAGAGAGGTAATTTTAAAGAGGAGAATGGTCTTCTCCTCTTCGATGAAATGAAATTACTTAACGTTGATTTTATCAATAAGTAATTTCGAGAGCTGCTTTTGCATATCCGCAGTTAGCGCACTCACTTCGGTTTCATTACACGCGCCACTTTGTTTTTGAAGTGGTGAAATGACGTCTTTAACGACATACTTTGGCACTTTTACTTGGGTTGAGCTTCGTGATTTTCGGGCTTCTTCTGTATTTTGTGACTCAACGAATTCCATCACTTGTTGCTCGTTTGATACTTGTTGTTCTTTACTAATTTGGAAGCGCAAGGGCTGGGCTTGGTAACTTGCTGAGTCAATGGATGCCTTTGCAAACCACACGACATCCGAGGATTTTTGGTGTGTTAAGCGCATGCTGACAGACGCTAGAATAGATTTACATTCCATCTGCTGTGGTATGGAACTTAATACTTCAAGGCGTTCTGCGTTACCCGAAACTTGCAACTGATATAGGCGGTCTTTTGCAAATTCCAAATCAAGTTGGTGAATTGTGAGCACGTAATGCCCTTGGTTGCCATCAACGATTTTCAACCCTTTGGCTGTTAAGTTTGACACGATAAAGTCCTTTAATGTGTCCGTTAAGCTGACTTTACTTGCACTTAAGCTCACGGTATCGCCACGTGCAATAGGATGAGCTGGCAGTTGTACGGATTTTACGCGCGCACTTTCAACAGGGGTGTTGTAAGCGACTTCGTATACACGCTTAGCCAAAGGCGGCTTTTTTGGAATAGCCATTAATGGAGCCGGCTTTTGAGTCAATTGACAGCCAGAAAGCAAAAGCATCGCTAAAATTAAACTAAACCGAAAGGTCATGCACGTCCGCCTATGAGTTTGAAAAAATGACATTGTACGTGAGAAGTCTGCAAAGTTCATGTTACTATTGTGTCGAATTTTTTACTGTATCCGAACATGAAGTATCTGATTTTTATAACTTTACTATTCTCGACTCCACTTTTCGCAACAACAAAAATAGCGCCTGCGACAAGTTGGAAACAATTTCTGAGCGACTATTCTAAGCAGGTCGAGAGCAAACTTAAAGCAAAATCGGTACCTGGTGCTGCTTTGACAATTGTAAGTGTTAGCAATCAAAATTTAGTGAAAGGGATTGGCGTTACACAAATTAAAAACGGTTCGAAGGTCGATATTCACACTCGTTTTCGTCTTGCATCCGTCTCTAAAACCTTTGCCGGCTCGCTTTCAGCAAAACTTGCGGCGGAAGGAAAATTGAAACTGGATGCTTTAGTATCCGACTATTTGCCGTACTTTCATGGTTCCAATTATCAAACCTTGCGTGTTTACCATTTGCTTAGCCATTCTAGTGGGTTAGTACCTAATGCTTATGACAATTTAATTGAGTCTAGAATGCCTTATGAAGACATTAAGGCACGATTGTTAAATGTCGAGGCTATTTGTGAGCCGGGCAAATGTTATGGCTATCAAAATGTGATGTTTAGCCTTGTTGGTGATGTGATTGCTG
It contains:
- the ilvC gene encoding ketol-acid reductoisomerase, which codes for MANYFNSLPLREQLAQLQQCEFMDPQEFNNGVEALLGKKLVIVGCGAQGLNQGLNLRDSGLDVSYALRQSAIDEKRQSYLNASDNGFTVGTYEELIPSADLVLNLTPDKQHTSVVSAIMPLMKQGATLAYSHGFNIVEEGMQVRPDLTVIMVAPKCPGTEVREEYKRGFGVPTLIAVHPENDPEGKGLEQAKAYAAGTGGHRAGVLKSSFIAEVKSDLMGEQTILCGMLQTGSILCFDKMVEEGIDAGYASKFIQYGWEVITEALKHGGITHMLDRLDNPSKIKAFDLSEELKGIMRPLYNKHMDDIISGDFSEGMMADWAEGDAKLLAWRAETAETAFEKQENAAVAITEQEFFDKGILMVAMVKAGVELAFETMTAAGIVEESAYYESLHETPLIANTIARKKLYEMNRTISDTAEYGCYLYNHACLPLLKPFMATVKADVIGKGLENSTNQVDNQKLIRVNQALRSHPVEVIGTTLRGYMSAMKSIV
- the ilvY gene encoding HTH-type transcriptional activator IlvY is translated as MDHKHLQNFLVLAETLHFGRASERCFVSAPTLSRQIKQLEEEVGGALFYRDNRSVKLTAMGKAFVGYAKSTLSNWQHFKNECLDESAPLTGKLHLFCSVTATYSFVYELVSKFRAKHTEVELHLTTGDPAQSITRVQEDKTDIAVAVKPATLAENLSFQRLGRSPLRLIAPKVSCPVQQRLEEGAPVNELAFIVSEQGVLKTRFEAWAKKRQFVPTVYAYVAGHEALVSLVSLGFGLAVVPEVVLEQKPI
- a CDS encoding winged helix-turn-helix domain-containing protein produces the protein MLALNAGRVVDRNTLFEQILGRPYDGLGRSIDVRVSKLRKKLGDNETSPEMIKTVWKQGYCLIPDAF
- a CDS encoding cation:proton antiporter family protein, which gives rise to MELLFFAVAFLCGFSVYQLKLPPLIGFLIAGFLLNGLGYSSTPLLSQLADLGVTLLLFSIGLKLKVGTLTKLQVWAPATLHIIVSTFLFTSLSLMLASLSLPLFTELSWQSAALIGFAFSFSSTVFAVKVLEERGEMNSFHGKIAIGILVMQDIFAVIFLAVSTGKTPNIWALALLIGLPLVRPVMFWILNRSKHGELLPLFGFFFALVLGYHAFEFAGLKGDLGALIIGMIFAPHKKAGELSKSLLNVKDILLVGFFLNIGLNAHMSWEALMVAVLLVLVLPIKVAIYYGFMNIFNLRARTSLLSSFSLANYSEFGLIVCAVAATGNLITSEWLAVVAIAVSITFIIASPLNKRSNDIYVKIENWLLKFESDTRLEEEMNVSLPKAKVLIFGMGRVGTGAYETIEQSHPGLITGVDISAEVVSKHTERGRRVIVADATDPDFWQRINHSSVEMVMLAMPKHNQNLFALEQLKASGFGGQVTAIANYPDQQKELEDLGVDSTYNFYLEAGSGFAEHVKQKLFS
- a CDS encoding sporulation protein; protein product: MFRKVLASVGIGAAKVDTILETEHLHPGQKFQAKIHIIGGNVAQDISGLQLALMTKVKVEGDDGSYFINHVIDKWRIAEQFTIAPGETKIVPFEARLHSETSITELPTGFNQTHVWLETGLDIDLAMDPSDRDYLHIYPNDAVKTCLMAMEKLGFALVKADVEKGFLNASNFHSVSGCYQELEFRPQTRSMFGIQEVELSFIPETHQTHVLIELDRAFRGDGYVDLTIEHDQVNLSQLCDQLERLFA
- a CDS encoding GNAT family N-acetyltransferase produces the protein MQTIITKSFCELSLDELYEVLKLRVDVFVVEQNCPYPELDSVDRETETQHVMIWENSKLSAYARCYRKKDNTFAIGRVVVDVEARGRGLAQKIMDEALSVCKNQEGVTCCFLSAQVYLKGFYASYGFMEVGEEYLEDGIPHQDMSLTVS
- a CDS encoding sodium-dependent transporter, encoding MSSVRGEFSSRFGFIMAAAGSAVGLGNIWGFPTQTASNGGAAFVLVYLVLAFCLAYPALMAELVIGRHGQANAVSSLKKIAPNQPKAAFVVGFGGIICAGLILSFYAIVAGWMLSATLSPIAEISQLSATATWLNTQSLGRDLIFTAIFIMMTIAIISKGVENGIEKWSKRLMPALLGILAALIAYVLTQDGAEAGLKAYLVPDFSQILNPDLLVSALGQAFFSLSLGTSVMIIYGSYISKQENLVSLGAYVTLIDVLIAFVAGLLIIPAMYVAQEQGVQIFSETGALLSEDTLVFQVLPALFNSMGDIGYLVALAFFALMSIAALTSSISMLEAPVSYTVENFGMNRLQATWIIGGLISIISFVIVFNFSTLFGFVISLTTQFGQPLIGMLCCIFVGWMWSRHKLLTEIQMGYGDVEHSVFWKIWPWYIKFVCPIAIALVFFNSL